In Salvelinus alpinus chromosome 20, SLU_Salpinus.1, whole genome shotgun sequence, a genomic segment contains:
- the LOC139546648 gene encoding eIF5-mimic protein 2-A-like, giving the protein MSNQKIQKPTLTGQRFKTRKRDEKKVFDPTQFQETIVQGLNQTGSDLDAVAKFLDASGAKLDYRRYAETLFDILVAGGMLAPGGTLSDDLTRTEFCLFTAQEDLETMQAYAQVFNKLIRRYKYLEKGFEEEIKKLLLFLKGFTESERNKLAMLTGILLANGNISASILNSLYNENLVKEGVSAAFAVKLFKSWIHEKDINSVAGSLRKVGMDNRLLELFPANKRSCEHFSKYFTDAGLKELSDFARNQQAIGSRKELQKELQEQMERGDAFKDIIVSAREEMKKNNISEQTMIGIVWTSVMSYVEWNKKEELVTEQAIKHLKQYSPLLKAFTSQGASEILLLVKMQEYCYDNIHFMNSFQKIVVLLYKADVLSEEAILKWYTEAHVAKGRSVFLEQMKKFVEWLKNAEEESESEEEEAD; this is encoded by the exons ATGAGTAATCAAAAGATTCAGAAGCCAACGCTTACAGGCCAGCGTTTTAAAACTAGGAAGAGAG ATGAAAAGAAGGTGTTTGACCCTACTCAGTTTCAGGAAACCATTGTACAAGGTCTGAACCAAACTGGCAGTGATCTCGACGCTGTTGCGAAATTTCTTGATGCCTCTGGTGCCAAGCTTGACTACCGCCGCTATGCTGAGACACTCTTTGACATCCTGGTGGCTGGCGGAATGCTGG CCCCAGGGGGTACCTTATCAGATGACTTGACCCGTACAGAGTTCTGTCTCTTTACAGCCCAAGAAGACCTGGAGACCATGCAAGCTTATGCTCAG GTTTTCAACAAGCTTATCAGGCGCTACAAGTACCTGGAGAAAGGGTTCGAAGAGGAGATCAAGAAG TTGCTGCTGTTCCTAAAGGGGTTCACTGAGTCTGAGCGCAACAAGCTGGCCATGTTGACTGGCATCCTGCTAGCCAACGGCAACATCTCAGCCTCTATCCTCAATAGCCTCTACAACGAGAACCTCGTCAAAGAAG GTGTCTCTGCAGCCTTTGCTGTGAAACTTTTCAAATCCTGGATCCATGAGAAGGACATCAACTCTGTGGCCGGAAGTCTCCGGAAGGTTGGCATGGATAACAGGCTTCTG GAGCTGTTTCCTGCCAACAAGCGGAGCTGTGAGCACTTCTCTAAGTACTTCACAGATGCTGGACTCAAGGAGCTGTCAGACTTTGCCAGGAACCAGCAGGCCATCGGGTCCCGTAAGGAGCTTCAGAAGGAGCTCCAGGAACAGATGGAGCGCGGGGATGCTTTCAAAGAC ATCATTGTCTCAGCCAGGGAGGAGATGAAGAAGAACAACATCTCAGAGCAGACCATGATCGGCATCGTGTGGACCAGCGTTATGAGCTATGTGGAGTGGAACAAGAAAGAGGAGCTGGTTACAGAACAAGCCATCAAACACTTGAAG CAATACAGCCCACTGCTGAAGGCGTTCACATCCCAGGGAGCCTCTGAGATCCTGCTGTTGGTGAAGATGCAGGAGTACTGCTATGACAACATCCATTTCATGAACTCCTTCCAGAAGATTGTGGTCCTGCTCTACAAAG CGGATGTTTTGAGTGAGGAGGCCATTCTGAAGTGGTACACCGAGGCCCACGTTGCCAAAGGAAGAAGTGTTTTCCTGGAACAGATGAAAAAGTTTGTGGAGTGGCTCAAGAACGCGGAGGAAG AATCTGAGTCCGAGGAGGAAGAGGCTGACTAA